One Patescibacteria group bacterium DNA window includes the following coding sequences:
- the mrdA gene encoding penicillin-binding protein 2, protein MLDKLKKRKYSRFRDIEPHEIMLDKLAKQKEEEWGVSMKRVKVPLLDKTLNMFLIVLVLIMLVLIAKTFQLQVMRGDDYAALAQKNNFIIKSIEAERGVIYDKNLKQLVFNIPQFDLIVQKDKLPESEEERKAVLTEVARILDRNYEDLKQEIEDSSDSSVEIFKDLERKALIIIESKLKELKGFEIKKTLTRDYIDGDYFSHVLGYMGKIQSQELEQTPYYYSILDYVGRDGLENLYEEVLRKNPGKLKIKRDALGNVISQELGSLPESGKSLVLYLDSDLQKKLKDSLISQLQAIGSSKAAAVALDPKTGGVLSLVSLPSFDNNVFSKSDSEGIENIFNNLDEPLFNRVISGRYVTGSTIKPLIALAGLEEGIISPDEPIHCTGMLEVEDYWDPEIIWQYKDLRAHGWTDMRKALAESCNVYFYRLGGGYKSQQGLGPTRIKQYLSMLGWEDKTGIDLPGELAGFIPDKAWKKRVLGEGWWDGDTYHLSIGQGYLQITPIEVAVSFMPIVNYGTIYKPQIVEKVLDSETGEMIEEIAPEIIKQDFLSTDNIEVVRQGMRQAVTGYNSPNASAMMLGSLPVKVAAKTGTAETSKENIYHNWATVFAPYDDPEIIITIMIEGVEGIRAATLPVAYDVLNWYFTK, encoded by the coding sequence ATGTTGGATAAGCTTAAAAAAAGAAAATACTCCAGGTTTAGAGATATTGAACCCCATGAGATAATGCTTGATAAATTGGCCAAACAAAAAGAAGAAGAATGGGGTGTTTCAATGAAAAGAGTCAAGGTTCCTCTTTTAGACAAGACTTTAAATATGTTTTTAATTGTTTTAGTTTTAATAATGCTTGTTTTAATTGCTAAAACATTCCAGCTTCAGGTTATGAGAGGAGATGATTATGCTGCTTTGGCCCAAAAAAACAATTTTATCATTAAAAGCATTGAAGCAGAGAGAGGGGTAATATATGACAAGAATTTAAAACAATTGGTTTTTAATATTCCCCAGTTTGATTTAATTGTTCAAAAAGACAAGCTTCCTGAATCTGAAGAAGAAAGAAAAGCAGTTTTAACAGAAGTTGCCAGGATTTTAGACAGGAATTATGAGGATTTAAAACAAGAGATTGAAGATAGTAGTGATTCTTCTGTAGAGATTTTTAAAGACTTAGAACGTAAAGCATTGATTATTATAGAGTCAAAGCTTAAAGAATTAAAAGGGTTTGAGATTAAAAAAACCTTAACAAGGGATTATATTGATGGAGATTATTTTTCTCATGTGCTTGGATATATGGGAAAGATCCAAAGCCAGGAGTTAGAGCAGACCCCTTATTATTATTCAATACTGGATTATGTTGGAAGAGATGGATTGGAGAATCTTTATGAAGAGGTGTTAAGAAAAAACCCTGGTAAATTAAAGATTAAGAGAGATGCACTAGGCAATGTTATTTCCCAGGAACTTGGTTCTTTGCCCGAATCAGGAAAAAGCTTAGTTTTATATCTTGATTCTGATTTGCAGAAAAAATTAAAGGATTCTTTAATTTCCCAGCTTCAAGCAATAGGAAGCAGCAAGGCAGCAGCAGTGGCTTTGGACCCAAAAACTGGTGGAGTATTGTCTTTGGTGTCATTGCCTTCTTTTGATAATAATGTTTTTTCAAAATCAGATTCAGAAGGCATTGAAAATATTTTTAATAATCTAGATGAGCCCTTATTTAACCGTGTTATTTCTGGCCGCTATGTCACTGGCTCTACGATCAAGCCTTTAATCGCTTTAGCAGGATTAGAAGAGGGAATTATTAGTCCTGATGAACCCATACATTGCACTGGGATGCTTGAAGTTGAAGACTATTGGGATCCTGAAATTATTTGGCAGTATAAAGATTTAAGGGCTCATGGCTGGACAGATATGAGAAAAGCTTTAGCTGAATCTTGTAATGTTTACTTTTATCGTTTGGGTGGTGGTTATAAATCTCAGCAAGGATTAGGTCCAACAAGGATAAAGCAGTATTTAAGCATGCTTGGCTGGGAAGATAAAACTGGCATTGATTTGCCAGGTGAATTAGCAGGTTTTATTCCTGATAAGGCTTGGAAAAAAAGAGTTTTAGGTGAGGGCTGGTGGGATGGAGATACATATCATTTGTCAATTGGCCAGGGTTATCTTCAAATCACTCCAATAGAAGTTGCAGTGAGCTTTATGCCAATCGTTAATTATGGAACGATTTATAAGCCTCAGATTGTTGAGAAAGTTTTAGATAGTGAAACAGGAGAAATGATTGAAGAAATTGCTCCTGAAATCATTAAACAGGACTTTTTAAGTACTGATAATATTGAGGTTGTAAGACAGGGAATGAGGCAGGCTGTTACTGGTTATAATTCTCCTAATGCTTCAGCAATGATGCTTGGTTCTTTGCCAGTCAAAGTTGCTGCCAAAACAGGAACAGCTGAAACTTCAAAAGAAAATATATACCATAACTGGGCTACTGTTTTTGCTCCTTATGATGATCCTGAAATAATAATAACTATTATGATCGAAGGAGTTGAAGGAATTAGGGCAGCGACCCTGCCTGTTGCTTATGACGTTTTGAATTGGTATTTTACTAAATGA
- the mreC gene encoding rod shape-determining protein MreC, which yields MTFKRNSGKNNNSFNDFFSSNSSSKTGIVIFLIIVAFVLNLSFTSKSIKGFFYSISEPIQYWLWEKGIKSSDFFKSILNSQNLKKENDFLKFENQKLISENILLEELKTENQLLKTALDLDLEKEFELDLVDIIAKTNDYLIINKGYEQDVDIAMPVITENKVLVGKIVELFQNTAKVELLSSKNSSFDVEILKKDIYSLAKGEGDFEIILDLIPNQENIETGDKVITSSLGGNFPKELLVGSVDSIKKSDVTAFQEIKVKPSFNLSTTKTLFIIKNFTNIID from the coding sequence ATGACATTTAAGAGAAATTCTGGAAAAAACAATAATTCTTTTAATGATTTTTTCTCTAGCAACTCAAGTTCTAAGACTGGAATTGTAATTTTTCTAATTATTGTTGCCTTTGTTTTGAATTTATCCTTTACTTCAAAAAGCATTAAAGGGTTTTTTTATTCAATATCTGAACCTATTCAGTATTGGTTGTGGGAAAAAGGCATTAAAAGCTCTGATTTTTTCAAATCAATTTTAAATAGCCAGAATTTGAAAAAGGAAAATGATTTTTTAAAATTTGAAAATCAAAAACTAATAAGCGAGAATATCTTGTTAGAAGAATTAAAAACAGAAAATCAGCTTTTAAAGACAGCTTTGGATTTAGATCTTGAAAAAGAGTTTGAGCTTGATTTAGTTGATATAATTGCCAAGACAAATGATTATTTAATAATTAATAAAGGTTATGAGCAAGATGTGGATATTGCTATGCCTGTTATCACTGAAAACAAAGTTTTAGTGGGTAAAATAGTTGAGCTTTTCCAAAATACAGCAAAAGTAGAGCTTTTAAGTTCAAAAAACAGTTCTTTTGACGTTGAGATTCTTAAAAAAGATATTTATAGTTTAGCAAAAGGAGAAGGTGATTTTGAGATTATTCTTGATTTAATTCCTAATCAAGAAAATATTGAGACAGGGGATAAAGTGATTACTAGTTCATTGGGAGGAAATTTTCCAAAAGAACTGCTGGTGGGCAGTGTTGATAGTATTAAAAAGTCAGATGTTACAGCTTTCCAGGAAATTAAAGTTAAACCTAGTTTTAACTTAAGCACAACAAAGACTTTATTTATTATTAAGAACTTTACTAATATAATAGACTGA
- the cyaB gene encoding class IV adenylate cyclase, protein MKKTEIEIQVNIENKKPLIEFLESNAQFKSKNQQIDEYFSPIHRNFIEVRPVKEWFRLRNSGKDYSINYKNWHIDNKGRSIYCDEYETKIGDLNTAKEILKILNFKTIAKVKKIRKTWNYKDYEVNIDSVENLGDFVEIEYIGKENVNPEEITNQMVDFLKNLGCGTIKRNYKGYPFQLLFPEEVEYEEL, encoded by the coding sequence ATGAAAAAAACTGAAATAGAAATACAAGTTAATATTGAAAACAAAAAACCATTAATAGAATTTTTAGAAAGTAATGCTCAGTTTAAATCAAAAAACCAGCAAATTGATGAATATTTTTCCCCAATTCATCGTAATTTTATTGAAGTTAGACCTGTAAAAGAATGGTTTAGATTAAGAAATTCAGGAAAAGATTATTCAATAAATTATAAAAACTGGCATATTGATAATAAAGGAAGAAGTATTTATTGTGATGAATATGAAACCAAGATAGGAGATCTGAATACAGCCAAAGAAATATTGAAAATTCTTAACTTTAAAACTATAGCCAAGGTTAAAAAAATAAGAAAAACTTGGAATTACAAGGATTATGAAGTAAACATAGATTCAGTTGAAAATCTTGGTGATTTTGTAGAGATTGAATATATTGGCAAAGAAAATGTAAATCCAGAAGAAATTACCAATCAAATGGTAGATTTTCTTAAAAACTTAGGTTGCGGAACAATCAAAAGGAATTATAAGGGGTATCCTTTTCAATTATTATTCCCAGAGGAAGTTGAATACGAAGAATTATAA
- a CDS encoding methyltransferase domain-containing protein codes for MNFYRIFQKLYQRSAYKMCLECEGFIKNKSKILDVGCGSAIIANTFQNFFDTEVIGVDVKDRRIFPIAFSLINGRKLNFPDNSFDNVLIAYTLHHSQDPAALLKEVRRVAKHRIFIYEDLPDDFLSKLVCYFHGFSFDRFFGNKDKTTFKTEDEWLEIFKGLDLKLVHDKYVSLSFEPVKKKLFVLEVLGA; via the coding sequence ATGAATTTTTACCGTATTTTTCAAAAGCTTTACCAAAGATCAGCTTACAAAATGTGTTTAGAATGTGAAGGGTTTATTAAAAATAAATCTAAAATTCTTGATGTTGGCTGTGGTTCTGCAATAATTGCCAATACTTTTCAGAATTTTTTTGATACAGAAGTTATTGGAGTTGATGTAAAAGACAGAAGGATTTTCCCAATAGCATTCAGCTTGATTAATGGAAGAAAATTAAATTTTCCTGACAACAGTTTTGACAATGTTTTAATTGCTTATACTCTTCATCATAGTCAAGATCCAGCCGCACTTTTAAAAGAAGTAAGAAGAGTTGCAAAACACAGGATTTTTATTTATGAAGATTTACCAGATGACTTTTTATCTAAATTAGTTTGTTATTTCCACGGCTTTTCATTTGATAGGTTTTTTGGTAATAAAGATAAGACAACTTTTAAAACAGAAGATGAATGGCTTGAGATTTTCAAGGGCTTGGATCTTAAATTAGTTCATGATAAATATGTTTCTTTGAGTTTTGAGCCAGTTAAAAAGAAATTATTTGTTTTAGAGGTTTTGGGCGCGTAG
- a CDS encoding polyprenyl synthetase family protein produces MSNQEKITDYFDRLKPEIDKIIEKYVPKKVSQKWLELVFEKPKYQYTIDAAQQVLLDPVWDFLDRGGKRWRPSLFLLVAEAVGGDVEKLKDFSIVPELIHNGSLIIDDIEDQGELRRGKPCLHKIFGIDIAINAGNFLYFLPLVVFKENKEKFDKEVFLNAYQIYAQEMLNIHLGQGTDIFWHKGKTENINEQEYFQMCIFKTGCLSRMAAKLAVVLSEKNNELTQKIGRIAEAIGVAFQIQDDILDIDLTGQDREKFGKSFGNDIKEGKRSLMVIHSLNKAGSEDKKRLLEILNKHTENIDEIEEAIKIIQKYESIDYAKGVAKDIIKHAWQDADKFLKESEAKQRLKSFIDYLIERKS; encoded by the coding sequence ATGAGCAATCAGGAAAAAATCACGGATTATTTTGATAGACTAAAACCAGAAATTGATAAAATTATTGAAAAATACGTTCCTAAAAAAGTAAGTCAAAAATGGCTGGAACTTGTTTTTGAAAAACCAAAATACCAATACACAATTGATGCAGCCCAGCAAGTTTTACTTGATCCTGTTTGGGATTTTTTAGATAGAGGAGGAAAAAGATGGAGGCCAAGCTTATTTTTATTGGTTGCTGAAGCTGTAGGAGGAGATGTTGAAAAGCTTAAAGATTTTTCAATTGTTCCAGAGTTAATTCACAATGGAAGCTTGATCATTGATGACATTGAAGACCAGGGAGAGTTGCGCAGGGGGAAACCTTGTCTTCATAAGATTTTTGGCATAGATATTGCCATAAATGCTGGTAATTTTTTGTACTTTTTACCTTTAGTTGTTTTTAAAGAAAACAAAGAGAAATTTGATAAGGAAGTTTTTTTAAATGCTTATCAGATTTATGCTCAGGAAATGCTGAATATTCATTTAGGGCAGGGAACAGATATTTTTTGGCATAAAGGAAAAACTGAAAATATTAATGAGCAAGAGTATTTTCAAATGTGTATTTTTAAAACAGGGTGCTTGTCAAGAATGGCTGCCAAACTAGCTGTTGTTTTATCAGAAAAAAACAATGAATTAACCCAAAAAATAGGCAGAATAGCTGAAGCAATTGGTGTTGCCTTTCAGATTCAGGACGATATTTTAGACATAGATTTAACAGGCCAGGATAGAGAAAAGTTTGGCAAATCTTTTGGCAATGACATTAAAGAAGGTAAAAGAAGTTTAATGGTAATTCACAGTTTGAATAAAGCTGGCAGTGAAGATAAAAAAAGACTGCTTGAAATATTAAACAAGCACACTGAGAATATTGATGAAATTGAAGAAGCAATTAAAATCATTCAAAAATATGAAAGCATTGATTATGCAAAAGGGGTTGCTAAAGATATTATTAAACATGCCTGGCAAGATGCCGATAAGTTTTTAAAAGAATCAGAAGCAAAACAGAGATTAAAGAGTTTTATTGATTATTTAATAGAAAGGAAATCTTGA
- a CDS encoding UbiA prenyltransferase family protein, protein MVKILNPYFKLLRISDWRGYILMSLFGFILAKGFLFPVKEIIVFWGIVVSFLGFGFSINDCFDTKEDVYDKTKENPLITDKASFKKSLFFSFLLGLLGLGLSAFFGLKIFLFCLVGLLIGFFYSAPPIRFKSRPFLDLISHGFFAGIFLFILSFLIFKTEITRVYWVIASYVFYFSVTLEMRNHLEDYESDKAAGINTSVVSWGHGVSKKILDYLIGFYPLILFPVFLIVPYKILLLFLFFSFVFVVIFLFKKNLKIVENYKIADIYTIICFSLLSLAMIL, encoded by the coding sequence ATGGTGAAGATATTAAATCCATACTTTAAATTATTGAGAATTTCAGACTGGCGTGGTTATATTTTAATGAGTCTGTTTGGTTTTATTCTTGCTAAAGGCTTCTTATTTCCAGTAAAAGAAATTATTGTTTTCTGGGGCATAGTCGTATCTTTTTTAGGATTTGGTTTTTCAATAAATGACTGTTTTGATACAAAAGAAGATGTCTATGATAAAACAAAAGAAAATCCTTTAATAACTGATAAGGCAAGTTTTAAAAAAAGCTTGTTTTTTTCATTCCTATTAGGTCTTTTGGGTTTAGGGTTGTCAGCTTTTTTTGGATTAAAGATTTTTCTTTTTTGCTTGGTTGGCTTGTTAATCGGCTTTTTCTATTCTGCTCCACCAATTCGTTTTAAATCCAGGCCTTTTCTTGATTTAATTTCACATGGTTTTTTTGCTGGCATTTTTTTGTTTATTTTGTCATTTTTAATATTTAAAACAGAAATTACCCGCGTCTATTGGGTTATTGCCTCTTATGTCTTCTACTTTTCAGTAACCCTTGAAATGAGAAATCATTTAGAAGATTATGAATCTGACAAAGCTGCAGGAATAAACACTTCAGTTGTTTCTTGGGGACATGGTGTTTCTAAAAAAATACTTGATTATTTAATTGGCTTTTATCCTTTAATTCTTTTTCCAGTTTTTCTGATTGTTCCCTATAAAATACTTTTATTGTTTTTGTTTTTTAGTTTTGTTTTTGTTGTTATCTTTTTATTCAAGAAAAATTTAAAAATAGTTGAGAATTATAAAATAGCTGATATTTATACAATAATATGTTTTAGCTTATTATCTTTGGCCATGATATTGTAA
- the idi gene encoding isopentenyl-diphosphate Delta-isomerase, with protein MEKLILVDKNDKILGFEEKVKCHLNEGLLHRAFTILLFDDNDNILLQKRAKSKMLWPLYWEATCSSHPRENETYEQSGKRRLKEELRVNADLKLIDKFYYQSFYKDIGAEHELCATLVGSYNEREIDFNKDEVTDLKWIEINELKKELNQDPQDYAPWLKIVLDRIEQKYGEDIKSIL; from the coding sequence ATGGAAAAATTAATTTTAGTTGATAAAAACGATAAAATACTTGGCTTTGAAGAAAAAGTGAAATGCCATTTGAATGAAGGACTGCTTCATCGTGCTTTTACTATTTTGCTGTTTGATGATAATGACAATATTTTACTTCAAAAAAGAGCTAAATCAAAAATGCTCTGGCCGTTATATTGGGAAGCAACATGTTCCAGTCATCCCAGAGAAAATGAAACTTATGAACAGTCAGGCAAAAGAAGATTAAAAGAGGAATTAAGAGTTAATGCAGATTTAAAGTTAATAGATAAATTCTATTACCAGTCATTTTATAAAGACATTGGTGCAGAACATGAACTTTGCGCTACTTTAGTTGGAAGTTATAATGAGAGAGAAATTGATTTTAATAAAGATGAAGTTACTGATTTAAAATGGATTGAAATTAATGAACTTAAAAAAGAATTAAATCAGGATCCTCAAGATTATGCTCCCTGGCTTAAAATTGTTCTAGACAGAATTGAACAAAAATATGGTGAAGATATTAAATCCATACTTTAA
- a CDS encoding elongation factor Ts has product MISIEKVKKLRNITGVSITECKKALEKANGDIEKAKDILKALGKDVAQKRSYKETKAGIVDSYIHADKRVGVLIQLNCETDFVAKSDDFKKLAHELCLQIAGFFDDVPILEQSWIKDSKRTVKDLIEEYIAKFGENITLEKFIRYEI; this is encoded by the coding sequence ATGATTTCAATTGAAAAAGTAAAAAAACTAAGAAACATTACTGGTGTTTCAATAACAGAGTGTAAAAAAGCTTTAGAAAAAGCAAATGGTGACATTGAAAAAGCAAAAGATATTTTAAAAGCACTTGGAAAAGATGTTGCTCAGAAACGCTCATATAAGGAAACTAAGGCAGGAATAGTTGACAGCTATATTCATGCTGATAAAAGAGTAGGAGTTTTAATTCAGCTTAACTGCGAAACAGATTTTGTTGCTAAAAGTGATGATTTTAAAAAATTAGCCCATGAGCTTTGTCTTCAAATAGCTGGTTTTTTTGATGATGTTCCAATACTTGAGCAATCATGGATTAAAGACTCTAAAAGAACTGTTAAGGATTTAATTGAGGAATATATTGCAAAATTTGGTGAAAACATAACCTTAGAGAAATTTATAAGGTATGAAATTTGA
- the rpsB gene encoding 30S ribosomal protein S2, which yields MVKADNDFGIDIKEMAEAGLHFGHKTSKTHPKMKPFIHGTRNTINLIDLDKTKEGLEKALDVVKKLIAEKKTLIIIGTKIQAKKLVEDFAKEHELLYVSERWLGGTISNFEVIKKRIDYFNDLKVQKEKGEWEKYKKKERGQLDLEMERMGKKFEGIKNLQALPDAIFVLDIEKDSLAIKEARSKGIMTIGVSDANADPSSVDWPIPANDDAVSAIKYILAKLSESIKKGKKLQEEKEEQEKKKEEKEEKKEKEK from the coding sequence ATGGTTAAAGCAGATAACGATTTTGGTATTGATATTAAAGAAATGGCTGAAGCAGGATTGCATTTTGGTCATAAGACTTCAAAGACTCATCCTAAGATGAAGCCTTTTATTCATGGAACAAGAAATACTATCAACCTTATTGATTTAGATAAAACTAAAGAAGGTTTGGAAAAAGCTTTAGATGTTGTTAAGAAATTAATAGCTGAGAAAAAAACATTAATAATTATAGGCACTAAGATTCAGGCGAAAAAACTGGTTGAAGATTTTGCCAAAGAACATGAGCTTTTATATGTTTCCGAAAGATGGTTGGGAGGAACTATCAGTAATTTTGAAGTAATTAAAAAAAGGATTGATTATTTCAATGATTTAAAGGTACAGAAAGAAAAAGGTGAATGGGAAAAGTATAAAAAGAAAGAAAGAGGTCAGCTTGATTTAGAAATGGAAAGAATGGGAAAGAAATTTGAAGGGATAAAAAACCTCCAAGCTTTACCAGACGCTATTTTTGTTCTAGACATTGAAAAGGATTCATTAGCAATAAAAGAAGCAAGAAGCAAAGGAATTATGACTATTGGCGTTTCAGACGCTAATGCTGATCCAAGTTCAGTTGATTGGCCAATTCCAGCCAACGATGATGCCGTTAGTGCTATAAAATACATTTTAGCTAAGTTATCAGAAAGCATTAAAAAAGGAAAAAAACTACAGGAAGAGAAAGAGGAACAAGAGAAAAAAAAGGAAGAAAAAGAAGAAAAGAAAGAAAAGGAAAAATAG